Genomic segment of Xanthobacter dioxanivorans:
CCAGGTGGCGTAGTTGCCCGCCCCGTTGCAGAGGGTCGCTCCCTCGGGCAGCCGCGCGCGGATGTGCGCCATCACCTGCCCCATGTCCACGCCGGGCAGTTCGGGCGTGCGGACCGGCGGCGTGAGCCAGGCCAGATAGTCGGCGCGGGCCGCCTCGGCCCAGGCGGTCCAGCCGCAGGCTGCCGGCGGCACCAGCTGCCGGAGCGCTCCGGCGATGGAGATCATGCCGGAATTGATCATGAGGTCGGCCTGATAGACGCTGCCGAGCTCCTCGGCGCCCGGATGCACGTGCACCAGCCGCTGGGTCGGGCGCGGGGGCTGCACCAGCGTGTAGCCGCCGGTCGTGGCCTCGCCCAGGCGCGCACCGGCCACCAGCAGCAGGTCCGCCGCCTTCACCCGCGCGGCGAGGGCGGGATTGATCCCGACACCCACGTCTCCCGCATAGAGCGGGTGGCGGTTGTCGAACAAGCGCTGGCTGCGGAAGGACACCGTGACCGGAAGCCCGAACGCCTCGGCGAAGGCGCGGACGTCCTCGCTCGCATCCTCGGTCCATCCGCCGCCGCCGAGCATGAGCAGCGGGCGTTCGGCGGCGGCCAGGAGGCGGGCGAGCCCGTTCATCGCCGCCGCCGGCGGGGCGGCCTCCACCCGGCTGTAGCGGGCGATGGCCGGCGCCACCGCCGCCTGGGTGAGCATGTCCTCCGGCAGGGCGACGACCACCGGGCCGGGACGTCCCGAGGTCGCCGTCTGGAAGGCGCGGGCGACGAGTTCGGGAACCCGCGCGGGGTCCTCGATCTGCACCACCCACTTGGCGAGGGTGCCGAACATGGCGCGGTAGTCGATCTCCTGGAAGGCTTCGCGGCCGGAATGGCCGCGCGCCACCTGGCCGACGAAGAGGATCATCGGCGTCGAATCCTGGAACGCCGTATGCACGCCGGTGCTGGCGTGGGTGGCGCCCGGCCCGCGGGTGACGAAGCAGATGCCCGGCTCGCCCGTGAGCTTGCCATGGGCTTCGGCCATGTTCGCGGCCCCCGCCTCGTGGCGGCAGACCACGAGCTCCAGCTCGTCACGCACGTCGCCCAGGGCGTCGAGCACGGCGAGATAGCTCTCGCCGGGCACGCAGAAGGCGCGCGTCGTGCCGTGGGTGAGAAGGCTCTCCACCAGGATCTGCGCGCCGGTCTTCGCCTCTCCCGCGGATGCCGCGTGGAACGTCGCGCCGGCTTTGACTTCGTTCATCCCTCATCTCCTCCTGCATCAGCCCCCGCCGCCTCTGGCGGCGGCCGCCTGTCGGCCCCGCGTCAGGCGAATGCGCTGATGTTCGTGATGTTCTTGCCGATGATAAGGTGGTTGATCTGCGTCGTCCCGTCCGGGATCGTCAGCATCCGCGCATTGCGGAAATGGCGTTCCACCGGGAATTCCCTGGTCACGCCGAAGGCGCCATGGATCTGCAGTGCGTTGGAGGCGACCCGCTGCACGGCCTCGGTGGTGAACGACTTCGCCATCGCCGCCTCCATTTCGCACCGGCGCCCCGCGGCCATCAGCCAGAGGGCGCGATGGACGAGGAGCCGGGAGGCGTCGAGGTCGGTCGCCATCTGCGCCAGCAGGCTCTGGACGAGCTGATGCCCGGCGATGGGCTTGCCGAACTGGTGCCGCTCCAGCGCATAGGTCCGGGCGGCGTCGAACGCCGCCTGCCCGATCCCGAGGGCCAGCACGGAGACGAAGCAGCGCGACCGCTCGAACCCCTTCATCACCTCCTTCAGGCCCCGGCCGACCGTGCCGAGGACATTCTCCTCGCTCACCATCACGTCCTCGAGCACCACCTGGCAGAGCGGCCACCCGTTGAGGCCGAGCTTGGAGATCTCGTAGGTCTTGAAGTCGTGTTCCCTGCGATCGAGCAGGAACATGGTGAAGTCGTCCTCGCCGGTGCGCGCGAGCACGGTGACGATGTCGGCGATGGTGGCGTTGGAGGTCCACATCTTCTCGCCGTTGAGGCGAAAGTGGCGTCCCTCCCGCACCGCCTTGGTGCGCAGCTCGCGCACGTTGGAGCCGACCCCCGGCTCGCTGATGGCGGAGCAGCCGATGAGGTCCCCGGCGACAAGCCCGGGAAGGTAGCGGGCCTTGAGCTCCGGCGAGGCCGTCTCCTGGATCTTCAGGGCGGCGCCCTCGGTCACCCAGGCGATGCCGGCGAGGTCCGGCGCGACCCTGGCGAGGGTTTCGAACAGCAGGCCGCTCGACAGGAAATCGAGGCCGCAGCCGCCCTCCTCCGCCGGCACCCAGCCGTTGCCCACGCCGAACTCCATGACCTTCTTCAGCAAAGCGTGCGCGATCTCCTTGGGATAGGGCGCATCGCACAGGGGCTGGGTCAGCGGCTGGATGTCGCGCTCGACGAAACGGCGGAAGCTCTCCACCGCCAGCGCCTGTTCCTCCGTGGGGTCGAAATTCATCGTCAGGTCCATTTCGTGTTGGGCGCCGCAAGGGCCGCCGCCGATGCGTCCACCGCTGTGTTCAATCGACAAAGGCGCGTACGTTGACCGCCGCCGCGACCAGGGCCCCATGCTGGTTGACGCAGGTCACGTCGGCATAGACCCGGCGCCGGTCCGGATCGGTCCTGGAGATGGTGTAGGTGGTCGTGACGGTGTCGCCGAAGAAGACCGGCCCGACGAAGCGGATGCGGTCGTAGCCCAACGATACCGTGCGGCCGAGATAGAGCCGCGCGGAGGCCGCCGACATGAAGCCGACGGTCAGCGTGCCATGGGCGATGCGGCGGCCGAATTTGCCGCCGCTCATATAGACTTCGTCGATGTGGTTCGGCGAAAAGTCCCCGGTGATGCCGGCATAGGCGTAGACGTCGGACTCCGAAACCGTCTTGGTGAAGGTCGCGGACGCGCCAACCTCGAGATTTCCGTCGGCCGGCTGGTATTGCATGCCCATCATCGCTGCCTCCTCGGCGGCTGGAGATTTTCGCGTCTCATCGAATCGCGCGAATGCTCCAGGCCTTTGACTTAACGTGTTTTCTTCACGCACACCGGTCCTGCCTCCGCGCGACGACGCTTCAGCGCGCGAGCCAATCCCGCAGCACCTCCGCGCCATGCTCGCCGAGGCGCGGCGGCGCCTTCCAGTCCCGGGTGATGTCCACGGAGGAGAATTTCGCCGCGGGGCCGATGGTCGGCACTTGCGAGCCGTCCGCCCGGGGCACCGTCTGCAGCATGCCGCGCTCGATCACCTGGGGATGGCGGAACACCGCGGCGACGTCGTTCACCGGAGCGCACGGGACGCCGGCCGCGTCCAGGGCGGCTACCAGCTCCTCCACCTTCCACTGCGCCACGACCTCGTCGAGGATGCGGTAGAGCGCGGCGCGGTTGGTGACACGATCGCGCAGGGTGCGGAAGCGGGGGTCCACGGCCAGGTCCTCGCGCTTCAGCACCCGGACGAAGCCTTCGTAGAGGTGCTGCGCGCCGGCGCCGACGACGATCCAGCCATCCGCCGCCGCGAACGCCTTGTAGGGCACATTGTTCGGGTGCTCCGAGCCCCATTTGGGCCGGAGCGTGCCCATGGTGAGATATTCGACGCCGGCATCGACCAGAAAGCTCACCATGCCTTCGAGCAGGCTGGTCTCGATCTTCTGGCCGCGCCCGGTCCGCTCGCGGGCATAGAGCGCGGTGGTGATGGCGCCCATGGCATATTGCCCGCAGATCAGGTCGAAAGCGGAGGTGCCGAGCTTGATCGGCGTGCCTTCGGCCTCGCCGGTGAGGCTCATGTAGCCGCCTTCCGCCTGGATGGTGAGGTCGAAGGCGCCCTTGTCCCGCAGCGGACCGGTGGCCCCCATGCCCGACATGGCCGCATAGATCACGCCGGGATTTTCGGCGCAGACGCTCTCATAGCCCACCCCCAGCCGGCCCATCACGTCGGGACGGAAATTCTCGACGATGACATCGGCCTTCAGGGCGAGGGCCCGGGCGGTGGCCTTGTCGTCCTCGCGCTTCATGTCGAGGACGATGGAGCGCTTGTTCCGGTTCACCGCCAGGTAGCTCATGCTCTCCCCTTCGAAAAAGGGCGGGCCCTGAGCACGGATCGGATCGCCTTCCGGTGCCTCGATCTTGACGACATCCGCCCCGAGATCGCCCAGCAGCATGGTGCAGAACGGCCCCGCGAACATCCGCGTGAAATCCAAGACCCTAATTCCGCTCAGCGGCTTCTCAAGCATTTCGGTTCCCGGCGAAAAGTGTGGTGGCGTTAGGGCGGCGCGTCAGTGAATGGGAATGTCCTCGGCCGTGATATCCCCGGCCGTGATATCCCCGGCTCCGTCACGCGCAAAGCCGATGTGGCGGAGCCAGTTCGTGTCGTCCTGGGCGGGATGGTCCCGCCGCTGGTGGGCGCCCCTGCTTTCCGTTCGCAGCAGCGCGGCGGTGGCGATCACCAGCGCGACGGACGCCACCTCCCGGGCCTCGAACGATGCCAGCGCCTCGCCCCAGCTCCCGGCGCCGCCGGATCGGTCGAGCCCGTCCATGATGGCCCGGATCTGCGCGATGCCCGCCTCAAGCCCGGCGCGGTCGCGCCAGAGGCCCACGTGACGCACCATGATGCGGCGGAGGTCGTCTTTCAATTCCGACGACGGTCGCCCCCTGCTGCCGCCCATGCGGGCTTCGAAGGGGCGCAACGCATCCGCAAGGATGCGCGGCCAGTCGCGTCCCCCGATCCCCAGCATGCCGGCGGCCGCCCCCTTCCCCGCGAGGGCGCCGAACACCACCGTGTCGCTGCACCCGTTGCCGGCGATGCGGCTCGCGCCGTGGACGCCGCCGGCCGCCTCGCCCCCGGCATAGAGGCCGGGGACGCCCGTCCATCCGTCCGCATCGATGAACAGGCCGCCCATCTGGCTGTGCGCGGCCGGCCGCACGTGCGGACCCCGGTCGCGCGGCTCGAGGCCGGCGGAACGCAGGCGCCGGCAGTGGGAGACATAGCCTTCCAGCAGCTCGTGCGGCACATGGGTGGTGTCGAACACCACCGAGCCGTCGGGCAGGCCGGCCCCGGCGTCGATCTCGCTCTGGATGAACAAGGCCAGCCGCGCCTTCTCGATGCCCACCTCGGCGGGCCCCGGATTGTGCCGCATCATGAAGCGGTCTCCCCGGCCGTTGATGAGCTGCGCCCCCTCCGCCAGCATGGCGGTCGGCATTTCCATGCCCCGGCATTCCGGCGGCCACACGGTGACCACCGGCTCGAACTGCACGAACTCCATGTCCACCAGCCGCGCCCCGGCGCGCAGCCCGAGCCCGTATGAATTGGAAAGGACGTCGGCGGGATAGGTGCTGTCGTCGTACAGCCGGCCGATGCCGCCGCTGGCGAGCACCACCGAGCGCGCGCGGATGCAGGCCAGCCGATCCCCGTGACGGCGCCAGGCCAGGGCGCCGACCACTTCGCCGTCGTCCTCCAGCAGCGTCACGGCCTTCCACCCGGCCAGGAGCCGGATGCCCAGGGCGCGCACCCGCCCGGCGAGGGAATTGAGGATCGCGAGGCCGACGCCTTCCGGCACGAAGACCGACCGCGGAAACGAATTGCCCGAGAGGCGGCGCTGCCGCACGCGGGCGCCCTCGGCGGCAAACGGAACCCCAAGCTGCGCCAGCTCCCAATACGCCTCGCCCATGTTGCGGCACAGCGCCTCCACCAGGCGGCGGTCATTGAGCCCGTACCCGCCTCGAACCATGTCTTCGAAATAGGCGGCGGGATTGTCGCGGCTGTCGGCGTGGCCGATGGGGGCGTTGCAGCCGATCACGTAAGGGGAGGCGCCGCGGGCCAGATAGACCATGAGCACGGATGCGCCAGCGTCATGCGCGGCGATCGCGGCGCGGTGACCGGCAATGCCACCGCCGACGACGAGAACGTCGGTTTCAAGGATCTCGACTTCAGCCACGTTCAACGCCCTCGTCGGCACCGGACGGCTCATGATCTGGCATCATGATGTCCCGCTGCCGCCTTGTGTCGCTTCCATCCGCGAGAGCCGAGCGCTTCTTTGATTATCCAGCGGTCGCCATGGCTTTCACGGTAGTCCCGAAGCGATCCATAGGGCGCCGGGGCGCGCGTGACAAACGATAGAATGTCGTGAGATCATGACTTAATTTCATGAGGTTCGCATGAGCTGGCACCTGCCTTCCATTGCTGCGCTGCGCACGTTCGAAGCTGCGGCGCGGCATCTGAGCTTCACCCGGGCGGCGGAGGAGATGCACCTCACGCAAAGCGCGGTGAGCCGGCAGATCCGCACCCTCGAAGACTTCCTCGGCGTGCCGCTCTTCCGCCGCATCCAGCAGCGCCTCGTCCTCACCCCGGCGGGAAGCGCCTACCTGGCGGACATCCGCCAGCCGCTGGAGGGGCTGCAGGCGGCGACCCTCAAGATGCTGACAGAGCAGGCGGGCGGCGTCCTCAACGTGGCGACGCTCGCCGCGTTCGGCACCAAATGGCTGATCCCGCGCCTGGGCCGGTTTCACAAGCTTCACCCGAACGTTCTTCTGAACCTGGTGACGCGCTCCGGCGAGGCTGATCTGTATAACGACCAGTTCGACCTCGGAGTTTACTACGGGGATGGCAATTGGAAGGGGATAAAATCCCTGCGGATTTCAAAGGAGGACCTGGTTCTGGTGGCGGCCCCTGGCTATCGCCCCAAGGGCCGGAAGCTCACATCTCCATCCGATGTCGCCAGCGGCATCCTGCTCCAGCAATCGAAGCGGCCGAACATCTGGCGCGACTGGTTCGAGCAGGCCGGAATTTCCAATGCGAACCCCTGGGCGGGGCCGCGCTTCGAGCACTTCTACATGGTCATCCAGGCCGTCATCGCCGGCCTCGGCAGCGCTCTTCTGCCGGAAATCCTGATCGAGGACGAACTGAAGAGCGGGCGGCTCATCATGCCGTTTTCCACGCGCATCGAGACCCACGAAGCCTATTACCTTGTCTTTCCCGATCGGGGCATCGGCCGGGACAGCGCGGACCTGTTCAAGGGATGGATCCTTGGTGAATTGCAATCCGGCTGAGGCCGGAATCATCGGCCGGTGCCGCCGTCACATCTCCGCACATCCGCCGGCCGGCGCGGGGAATGGCGCGGATGGCGCCGTCCACGTGCGCGCCGAACTTCATCCCCGCGTCGTAGCGGTTGAACAGGGGCGGAAGGACGTGGAGCGGCATGGCCGCCGAGTTGAAGGTGGGATTGCGGCCGAGCGCGTGCAGGATGATGTCGCCGAGTTCCAGCGCTTCCGGCGAATCCACCGGGATCTGGAGGTTGAACTTCGATTGCGCGGCCTGCTCGCCGGCGGTCACCCGCCCGTCGACCTAGGATGATGATTCCAGTACGCGGCGGCAACGCGCGACCTCCGCGTCGCTCAGCAAGTTCGGAATTTCAACGAGCATGCGACATCCGTTCCATGGGAACCGCCGGCACAGCCGGCAAAGGCGCGAGACGCTTCAGAAGGTGGCGCAGACGGTCAGCGTGAAGGTGCGGCCCGGCGCCGGAATGGCGCGGTTGCCGAAGCCGGAGCTGTAGTTGAGCGCGTCGGTCAGGTTGTAGCCGTTGAGCGCGACGCGGTAGTTGTCGTGCTTGTAGGATACCAGCGCATCCAGCGAAAAGGTGTTCGGGATGATCGCCGTGTTGGCGCTATCGGTGAAATAGGTGTCGGCATAGGTGATGCCGCCGCCGAGGAGGAGCTGGCCGGCCAAGGCCTTGATCAGGCCGCCCTTGATCAGGTCGTAGGTGGTCCAGAGCGTGAAGGTGTTCGGCGAGACGAAGGCCACCTGGTTGCCCGCCGGCGACGCGCGTAGGCCGGCACGGACAGACTCGCGGCGGAGGGCGCAGCAGTTGCCGCCTCCCCCGCCCCATGCGCCGGCGGCAGGCGGGCGCTTCAGTCCCGCGCCAGGGCCGTCACCGGATCGAGCCGCGAGGCGTTGCGCGCCGGCAGGTAGCCGAACCCGACGCCGATCCGGCTCGAGCAGAGCACCGCCGCGACGATCGAGGTCGCCGAATAGACGAGCGTGAAGTTCGACCCCGCATAGGCGAAGGCCACCCCGAAGGCGAGGGCGATGCCCGCCACCCCGCCGACGAGGCACACGAGCGCCGCCTCGATCAGGAACTGGTTGAGGATATCGCTGCGCCGCGCCCCCACCGCCATGCGTACGCCGATCTCCCCCACCCGCTCGGACACCGACACCAGCATGATGTTCATCACCCCGATCCCGCCCACGATGAGGGAAATGACCGCGATGGCTGCGATCAGCACCGTCATGGTCTCGGTGGTGGCGGTGATGGTGTTGCGGATGTCGTCGGTATTGATGATGAAAAAGTCCTTCGTGCCGTGGCGCTGGGTGAGGAAGCGCGTCACTGCTGCTCGGCCACGTCCATGGGCGCGTCGTCCGCCACCTTCACGGTGATGGAGCGCAGCGAGCTGCTGCCTACGAAGCGCGTCTGCACGGTGGTGTACGGCAGGTAGATCGACAGGTTCTGGCTGGAGCCGAAACCGGACTGCTGTGGCGCGACGACCCCGACCTCGCGGGCTAACACGTCGCCCACCAGGATCACCTGGCATGGCCTCGCCGGTCACCACCTTCTCGCCGTCCTCAAGGCCCGAGCGGATCTCGGCGGTGATCTTGTCGTTGAGGCCGACCTCGATGCGTCGGTCCACGGTCCCGTCGGGCTTGAGGACGCGGACGTGATAGCCCTTTCCTGCGCGCACCAGTGCCGTGGCGGGAACGGTGAGCACGCCGGCCGCGCGCCCGAGCACGATGTGCACCTCCGCGGTCATGTCGGTCCTGAGCCGCCCTTTCGGGTTCGGCACGTCGAACACGCCGATATAATAGACGGCGGAGGACGTGGAGCTCGACGCCGACGAGGAGGAGGTCGTCGAGGTTGCGAAGCTGCTGTCGTTCTTGATGGATTCCGGCGCCGGTTCGATGAATGCGAGCCTCGCCTTGTGCCGCTCCTCCGGCGCGCCCACCACGGTGAACCACAGGGGCATGCCCGGCGCGACCTTCACGATGTCGGCCTCCGAGATCTCGGCGCGCACCGTCATCACGTCGAGCTGGCCGAGGATGACGATGGTGGGCGCCGACTGGGAGGCGTTCACCGTCTGGCCCTCCTGGGCCACGAGGGCGAGCACCGTGCCGTCGATGGGGGCGGTGATGCGGGTATAGCCGAGAACGGCCCGGGCGGTGTCCACCACGATCTGTGCCGCGACGATCTGCGCCTCCAGGGCGGCGAGCTGGGCGCGGGTCACCTTCACGGCCGCGTCGGCGACCTCGAAATCCGCCTGCGAGACGGCCTTCTGCGACACCATGGTCCGCTGGCGCGCGAGCGTCTGCTCGTTGAGCACCAGGGTCGCCTGCTTTTCCTCCCGTTGGGCGCGCATGTTGGCGAGGGAGGCTTCCGACGTGCGCGGCGCGTTCTCCTGGGTGACCGCGTCGATCTGCGCGATGAGGTCGCCCTTCCCGACCGTCCGCTATGGCCGGAGCGCACGCGTCTCGGCCCTGCGATCGTCGCCCGGCACGGTCACGATCCGGGTGGAGGATGCCGGGCCGGGACTGCCGGAGGATCTGCTCGATGAAGCCTTCAAGCCCTTCGTGCGCCTGGAGCCGTCGCGCAGCAACGAGACCGGTGGCATGGGGCTCGGCCTCGCCATCGCCCGCAGCATCGTCAAGGCGCACGGCGGCGAGCTGACGCTGGCGAACCATCCCGCGGGCGGCCTGAAGGCCGAGATCGTTCTGCCCACCGCACGATCGATGCCGGGCGGACAGGGAGCGACATAGCCCGCTCCCGCATGGCGCAGGGGGCCGCGTGGGGCCGCCCGGTCCGGCCGCCGCATGGGACGGGCAATTACTTGCTTTCCTGTCCCTGCCGGCTGCCCTCCAATCATCCCGTTGACGACATCAGGGCCGTCCCATCGGATGGACGGCGGACGTCGGCCTCCTCTCACCGGACAGGAATGACCATGCCCCGTCTTAAAAGCTCTGCCCTCCTGATCGCGGCGCTTCTGGCGATGTGCCCCGCCGCCGCTTCGGCGGAGCTTCTCAAGACGCGGCTCGCGCAGAACCTGTCGCCGATTTCCGGCATCACCATCATCGCCAAGGCGAAGGGCTTCTTCGAGAAGGCGGGGCTCGACGTGACGGTCAGCAACTTCACCAGCGGCAAGCAGGCGCTGGACACGGTGATCGGTGGAGGCGCCGACATCGCGACCACCGCCGAGGCCCCGGTCACGGCGGCAGCCATGGCCGGTCAGCCGATCGCCTTCGTCGCGGGCATGGAATATTCGGACGTCAAGACGCTGGCCCGCGCCGGCGCCGGCATCAAGTCGGCGGCCGACCTGAAGGGGAAGAAGATCGCCTTCACGGCGGGCACCGGAAGCGAAGTCTACACCACCGAGCTCCTCAAGACGGCGGGCCTCACCACCAGGGACGTCACGCTCGTCAACCTCAAGCCGCAGGAAATGCTGCCCGCCCTCGCCGCCGGCAGCATCGACGGCTTCAACACCTGGGAGCCGCACATTTCCAACGCCCGCAAGGCGCTGGGCGCCGATGTCCAGGTGCTCGACACCAAAGGCGTCTACTCCGAGACCTTCAACATCGTCGTCATGCAGGACTACCTGAAGGCCCATCCGCAGATCATCGAGAAATTCCTCGCCGCCATGCTCGAATCCGAGGCCTGGATGAAGGCCAATCCGGATGAGGCGGTGAGCGTCATCGCCCAGGCGGCGGGCATGAAGCCGGAGGACCTCAAGGCGTTGTGGAACGACTATGTGTTTCACGTCGCCATCGGCGCCAAGCAGGTGCGGGCCCTCAAGACGCACGCCCAGTGGCGCCTCGACACCAAGAACCATCCTCCGGGCGTCACCGGCGTGCCCGACTTCGCCGTGCTGATCTTCCCCGATCCGCTGCGCAAGCTCGACCCGACCCGCGTCGACTACAAGCTCGATTGAGGACGGGCGCCGTGGCCGACATCCCAACCTCAGGCCCCGTGCCTGTGCTCGATGCAAGGCGCATCGCCACCGCTGCCTCCCGGCGGCGACGGAACGCGGCGCTGAGCCGCAGGATCAACATCCTCGTCGGGCTGCTTTCGATCCCGCTGTTCCTGCTCGTCTGGCAACTCGTGGCGCAGGCGAAGATCGTCAACGCCATCCTGTTCCCGCCGCCGACGGAAGTCGCGCGGGCAGCGGTGGAATGGATCGCGAGCGGTGAGTTTGTGTCGGATCTTTCGGCGAGCCTGAGGCGCGTCACCATCGGCTACGTGGTCGGCGCGGCCCTGGGCGTCGGCCTCGGCCTTCTCACCGGGCGCTCGGCCTTCTTTTCCGGCCTGTTCGGCCCCATCTTCCAGATTCTGCGGCCGATCCCGCCCATCGCCTTCGTGCCCATCGTCATCCTGTGGTTCGGCCTGAGCGAGGGCGGCAAGATCTTCCTCATCGTCTGGGGCGTCTTCTTCACCGTCTGGCTGTCGACGCATCTCGGCGTGCAGAAGGCGGACCAGGGCCTGGTCCGCGCCGCCCAGATGCTGGGGACACCGCGGCGGCGCCTCGTCGGCGAGGTCGTGCTGCTGAGCGCTTTGCCTTTCATCGTCGTCGGCCTGAGGACGGCGGTGGGCATCTCCTTCTACACCCTCGTCGCCGCCGAGCTCGCCGGTGCCTTCGCCGGCGTGTTCTACCGGATCCAGCTCGCCCAGCAGAACATGCAGACGGGCCAGGTGTTTGCCGGCCTGCTGGCGCTCGGCCTGATTTCCTTCGTCGCCGACCGCGGCTTCGCGGCCCTGGCACAGCGTCTGGTATGGTGGCGATGAGCCTGCTTCAGTTCGCCCGCAAGATGGCCCCGGCGCAGCCGGGCCCCGCGCCACTGGCCCGGCGCGCCGAGATCGAGATCGAGGTCCGCGACGTCACCATCGCCTTCGAGCGCGACGGCGGGCAGTTCGTGCCCGCCGTGGATCGCGTGTCGTTCGACGTGCGCCGCGGCGAGTTCATCTGCCTCCTCGGGCCATCCGGGTGCGGGAAGTCCACGATCCTGAATAGCGTGGCGGGGTTCGAGCACCCCTTCGCCGGCGAGGTGCGCGTCGCCGGGCGGGATGTGACGGGGCCGGGGCCGGATCGCGGCGTCGTCTTCCAGCAGCCCTGCCTGTTTCCCTGGAAGTCGGTGCGGGCCAACGTGGCCCACGGCCCGCGCATGGCCGGCAAGTCGCGCGCAGAGGCTGGCGCCATCGCCGACACGCTCATCGAGATGATCGGCCTGACCCGCTTCGCCTCCGCCCTCCCGCACACGCTGTCCGGCGGCATGCAGCAGCGTGTGGCCATCGCCCGGGCGATGGCGAACAAGCCGAACATCCTCCTCATGGACGAGCCCTTCGGCGCGCTCGATGCGCAGACCCGCTCCATC
This window contains:
- a CDS encoding ABC transporter permease, with translation MADIPTSGPVPVLDARRIATAASRRRRNAALSRRINILVGLLSIPLFLLVWQLVAQAKIVNAILFPPPTEVARAAVEWIASGEFVSDLSASLRRVTIGYVVGAALGVGLGLLTGRSAFFSGLFGPIFQILRPIPPIAFVPIVILWFGLSEGGKIFLIVWGVFFTVWLSTHLGVQKADQGLVRAAQMLGTPRRRLVGEVVLLSALPFIVVGLRTAVGISFYTLVAAELAGAFAGVFYRIQLAQQNMQTGQVFAGLLALGLISFVADRGFAALAQRLVWWR
- a CDS encoding ABC transporter ATP-binding protein, whose protein sequence is MVAMSLLQFARKMAPAQPGPAPLARRAEIEIEVRDVTIAFERDGGQFVPAVDRVSFDVRRGEFICLLGPSGCGKSTILNSVAGFEHPFAGEVRVAGRDVTGPGPDRGVVFQQPCLFPWKSVRANVAHGPRMAGKSRAEAGAIADTLIEMIGLTRFASALPHTLSGGMQQRVAIARAMANKPNILLMDEPFGALDAQTRSIMQESLLQLWSQVGATILFVTHDIDEAVLLADRVLVMSAGPGRIIRDVTVDLPRPRSLDTTLNARFQELRKECLDLIRQQSIKAFEGTPHV